Sequence from the Enhydrobacter sp. genome:
AATCTGCGCTTCACCGACCTGCACCGCTGGGTGCTGGAACTCCCCGACTTCGAGGACGATCCCAACCGCTCCAACGAGAAGATCCTGGAGGCCATTCAGGCGGCCTGGATGGAGGAGCGGGGATGAACGCCCTCGTCCATGCGTAACCCTCGAAGGCTTGGGGTAGGCGCCGCAATTTCGTCGAAAATGTTGACGAAATTGCATGCTTCGAGAGGGGTTTCCATGCGGGGCTACGGGATGCGCTGGCTGCTGCCGCTGTGGCTGGTGGTGGGCCTGTCGGCGTGCGAATCGAATGCGGTGCGACCCGGTATCGTGCACACCTCGGCAAGCACGACGGTCGCGCCGACGACCTATGCCGCCGCGGTGCCGGGCGAGGCCGGACGTGTCGTGTCCATTCACGAGGTGGCGTTGCGCGGCGCCGGGGGTGGTTCCGGACGCGGACCGCTGCTCGGCGGCCTGATCGGTGCGGCAAGCG
This genomic interval carries:
- the iscX gene encoding Fe-S cluster assembly protein IscX encodes the protein MARKLRWSDVHDIAIELEERHPDADNVNLRFTDLHRWVLELPDFEDDPNRSNEKILEAIQAAWMEERG